The genomic window CCTCAAGACAATAATAAATATATTTGTTCTAAGGCAAAtatgcaacactatattcatttttaataataataatatataagaaaacaatagcaatatagtaacataaatatatagcagttcaaatataaaacactacacataaacTAAACATAATCCTATaaaatacaagtaagtgaagtataattaatgtaattcggttctttcggttaatttggttaaccgagagtaggaaccgaattttcttcggttatttcggCTCCTCAATATCAGGAACCGAATAAGGAACCAAATTTTTCGGTTCCGATTCTTTCGGTTCAGTTTTCGATTCTCAGTTAAATTTGCTCAGGGCCACCGAGGATATCCATGAACTATGTGCAGATGCTGATACTCTCACTGCTGCTGCTCACGCCTACCACGCCATGCATCACAGTCAACAGAAGGTTCCAAGACATTTGGATCACCTCAACTCGACTACGTTTACACCCCGGCGATCCAGCGGTACATCACCATGAAcgccgtctcctcctcctcgtcggacCCCGGCGGCGCCGACATGTCCGCGGCCTCCGCGTCCCACAGCCACGGCTCTTCCTGCCGCTGCTGCTGGCCCTGCCCCTGGCTCCAGCGCGAGCTCCACCGCTCCGAGAACGTGTAGGCGGACGAAGCCAGCCGGTCCACGTACCCCCGCAGCCACCCGCGCGAGGAGCCCGCCGCCTCGGCCACCGTCTCGCCAGgaggcggcgccgccggcgccgACCCCTCCTCGGCCGAAGGcttctccatctcctccttgacGGCGCTGGATTCCCTCGCGGTGATGCGCGCGACGCGGGACACCACGGCTTCCACCTCCTCGTCGATTTGGTAGTCGAAGGAGCCGAGCGAGTAGGTGCGGGTGCTGTTCCTGTTCCTGTCCCCATTCCCACCGGCCGCCGCGGGCGAGCCGCGGCTGCTGCTGACGGTGCCGATCTCGACGAGGAAGCTCGAGCCGGACCGGTCCCTGCTGGTCCTCGGCGACAGCGGCGGCCGctgctgcgcggcggcggcgagcatggCGGAGAGCGAGGGGTGCGGGagcgcgacgacggcggcgcggcagagcggGCAGGACGGCGTGGTGCGCAGCCAGGCGTCGACGCAGGCGGCGTGGAACGCGTGGCGGCACGCGGGCAGCAGCCGCAGCTCGGCGTGGGGCGTGAACGGCGACAGGCAGACGGCGCAGTCGGGCGAGCTCTTggggagcgccgccagcgccgaCGCCACCGTGAACAGCGGCAGCGAGTCGATCAGCCGCTGCTTCGCGTCGTCGCCCGCCGCCGCTGCTTTCTTCCCTGCGTCGCCTGGAGCAGCCGCGGTAGCGGCAGGCCTCGCCACGGACGCGTCCGCCGTACTccctgccgagcccgcctcgtcGCGGTGGGTCCGCGGGAGCGGAGGTccagacgacgacgaggaggagcggTCGGAGAGGAAGCGGAGCAGGAGGTGGATGGAGACGGCGGCGAGGAACACGAAGGCGAGCAGCGCGGCGATGATCATGAACGAGGGGAGGAAGGACGAGGACGCGGAGTAGGGGGAGGTGCCGCCGACTGCACCGGCGGGAGGCGGCTGTAGagacggggaggaggaggaggaggaggacatggcGAGCGAGGCTAGCTGCCTAGACAGGGACGATGGGTTTCACCGCGAGACCCGGGACAGGGATGCCGCAGCTTTTATTCGCGCCGATCTTTGGAGTGCGTGGCACGGTGCGGTGGTGCCGAAACAGAGGCCGGCGCGCGCGCGGGAGTAAACAGTGGTTGCCGCCTTGCCGGGTGTGCTCAGCTCAACTCAGCTCGGTCAGTCACTCCGATCCCATGCTGCCGGAGGTCACTCCGCAACTGCACAGCTACACTGAACAGACAAGGCCCGATTGCGTAAAACTGATCTCTACTCTTTCTTAACAACTACTCCTACGCCTGTATAATCCATCCCAGGGAACTAATGAATGTTAGCACATCCATCCATGCATCGACGGAGATGGAGTGCCACAGTGACCGACGAGCATTGATTGCAGTACATGGAGCCATCAATCCGACCGAATCCATCGCAAAACACTCGATCAGATCGACAGCATTACGGCTGTAGGTACGTATCGCACCGTAGATGCTGTGCTACTGTATTCCACCAAACTACAGCATTAGCGGAAGCCTAGCTATAAAAGCCGTCGGATCCGGAGACGTACCAATAGGTAGCGTAAAGCGCCACCGCGTGCGCGTATTGTCGACTGATCATCGTACTATACACATGCTGTAATGCCACAAAATATTCATTCGCGTGTGCAATACAAGCAGGTATACCCTCTGTAAATTATTGTAAAACACGTCGCAGTTCGTGGCCCACTTGCATCCTTATGATGAGTAATGACGTGCCATCATCTGACAATTGCAAGAACATCTCTGAACTAGAGCTTAGAGGGAGAGAAGGAAAACGATGGAGGGAGAAGGAAAATGTTActctggccttgtttagatcacctccaaattccaagttttttcactctctctccatcacatcaatttttagccgcttgcatggagtattaaatgtaggtaaaaaaaataactaattacacagtttagttgaaaatcacgagatgaatcttttgagcctagttggtccacgattggacaatatttgtcaaataagacgaaagtgatactattcatcaggttcaaaaaaaactttcaatctaaacaaggcctctacATCATGACAGATGCGCGTGTGGCATTTCTAGAAATGAGTCGGAGGTCCATGATTAGCTCTGCATTTAGTCACTTGGATCCACCGGCGGCACCACGTGTACATAGGCCGTGCAGATGAGAGGAATATTGATTTTTTGTACTGATCAGTAATCAGTAGATTAGCGGTACTGGTGGTTGACAATTGATAGCCGTATTCAATAACATACTCCACACGGCCCCGCGTCGCTCTCCTCCTCTGGGGGCGACTCGGGTGGCACCAAACACCGTCGCCGCCAGTTCCCTTCTCCACGCCTCCTCAGCCCAGCCGCCGCCGGAGTTCGACGCCGAGGGTCCAGCGTGGAACAAGGAAGGCAGCGGCTGGGattcctcctccctccctctctctctctctctctcttctctttccTCTCTCTAGGTGGAGCACTTTGTCGGCGGCGAGGAGTGCATGGGGCGACAGTCGGCGGCGCTTCTCCAGCCACGGTATGGCCGGATTCGGTGCCCAGCCGCCCGGATCTGTCACCTTTGAGCTGGGGCCGGGTCGTTGGTGGAGTGGAGGAGCTGGTGGTGTTGGGGCGGACATGGCGAGCGGTCTGTCTCGCCGGGCTGCagctcttcatcttcttcaccGGCTTCGGCGGTCTCTAGTCGATGCGGGCGCGGCAGTGGCTGCGGCAGGGGCCCGTGAGCCTGCACGGGCGTGGCGGCGAGGCTGCTCTAGCTCCCCTTTCTCTGGATCCGGCCATTCCACGACTACAGCTGCCACTGTCCATGCGGATCCGGCCGGAACTCGCTGGTGCGGGCGGCGATGCCTCGTGGGGCGGAGGTGGAGGGCAGGGGTGGCGTGACTTCAAGGCCCTCTGTTTCGATTGTGCTGGATGTGGGCGAGCACTAGCGAAAGCCATGTCGGATCCGCAGGCAAGATGGCGGCGACGCCTTCGGGCGTCGTCTTCCTCCTTGGAGGCGCTGTCATGGTGTTTTCCCACTCCGACCGACTGCAGAGGTGTGTCGGCTGTGCCGTGGTGGCGTGGCCAACACCGGCTTGCTAGGATGAGTGTCGGTGACGCCGTGTGGTGTGGCTGACAGTAGCCAAGCAGGGGCtcaaagtgcaatcaagctctaattatgggttttggtgataataaccacgcaattagagaactaatgagatttatcaagatgacaagcagggaattcatgttcgaggatgctacacaaaacggaggagcccctaattacaaatgtagatggcttcaacctcagaggaggtttaaattctattatattttgaatttgagtatagtaaaagccgtactataaagggggacacaatgcttaagctaatatatgctaccaagtgctcaaacatacacatgcatcctcagattcacaaccAAGACAATCTACACTTTactattacccttgttgtcttgcgtggtgcggcactgccgcacttgagccgAGGCACTGCcacgacttaagtgaccgttgggggctaaggggtatttatatccttccccttcctccccaatgactctctgcctcttcttcctcactccagCTAGTCCAAAATAGAAATgagcctctctctctccctccattgttgaccttgagccctcaagcaaatccattgatttccccatcaatccttgagagaaaagggtccaaaactcgattagagagcagctccattgatttcccaactcaaaagagcacttggttcatgttttatctggcggttgtgtttgttactcttggagcttggctcctagccggctagagcatcgcccatggaacttgccaacttgtgtggcggCCTCGGatggtttgtaaccatctctcgaagctagtaaactcaccccttatctcaagagttaagtctcttgacttgagaacgaggaagggttggaaaggcctaagccttagtggctaacctcaacaacgtggaggtaggcaagccttggtggcgagccaaaccatgggataaatcattatatcatttgtgcttgatttacattacttgcattttatattgttggttgaggtgatttctagggtttctaatcgatctacttgtgtgtggtgttcctacaacttctagctcttgatatgTGACTGTCATACATGCAGTAGGCTGAGAAATTTCTCTCATCTAAGTTTCCATTCActaattttgaactgtgacttaaagttgtctgcaggtgcggcagtgccgctgttctggtccGGTAGTGCCGCAGAGCTGCAGTGCCGCAGGGTGAATTGGATAAAAGTTTGGGTGTTTGTTTTAacacgcctattcacccccctcttggccaaccagagatcctacaagtggtattaaagcaggttacctcatatacgcttcaccgtgtgaggtatggagcctagaGGAGGAACTAGTGGCATGAAGCGGGTGGATGTCGACACGGACAGCAGCGAGCTAAGCGCGTCGATAGCAAGCAACACcacgctaccacatcttgaggctagcGATGCCGAAGGAGCTCTCAAcgagaatgagagaagaagaagaaaagaagaaagaaagctaaaaagagaagcaagagagaagaaggaggagcagcggtcagaggagaagaagcaaaggaaagaagaaagaaggctcaagagagaagcaagaagaaaaagaagagaagctaggaagaaggaagaagaagagaaggcaacaagtgcatcatcaagcatatcaagtagttatgaagatagagatgatgatgagtcataccaagtgtcaaaggggaacaagaaggagaagaaaggaaagggtaagactgacaacaacaaatatgccgccgtatcctttaacaACAAATATGCCTCCCTAACATGGCACCCCTGGCGTTGATGAATCCCACCGCATACTTCGCAGCCAATCGGAGGCTTTCTAGTTGGGCagacaaatctaaaaagattcaaaggggagatgatcagaatcTTAAAGATAAAATTGAGAGGAAGCAAAGAttatgatagatatctcacccatgattcaggcctcggccttggccaaacTATCCTCCACCGAATCAGCCTCGAGAGACGATCGACATCAAACCATGGCCAGAGCTGATTCTGTGAGGGAGAGACATTGGTGAGACCCTAgccatgtcgatcaatggaggcaagcagatcatcattatCAATTCGCCTCCTCTGATAGCAGGGGAGCTGACGatgagttgttgatgaagatAACCCAAAGGCCAAACAGAGTCAGCCCTATGCCCCGAGGCAGTGGGGGCATCACGAGTTGCACCCTCCTGGCGATGAAGGTGCTAGCCCGATGATGCAGATCTATTGAGGGCCTCCTCAAcagacctcttgctattctccatgatctcaaacctatgggaaagtaGGAACTACACTAAAGACACAAAAGGATTTAAGACAAAGCGGGGTTTTTTTCTATCcacagccgtggcccgtatatatagcttgggaaggtgagaagatagatttcgccggGGGTATGGAATTGAAGTTAGATACagaaatggatcgacactccaAAAATTTAGGAgacagataacgaagagataacagattcagacttattgcttccccagaaTACAAAGtatcgtgggatggatacaaaagatttacattgaccagcaatcagtccaccaaggcttctttggattgaagggagtttgaATCCCCAtagggccgaaggtcatcatgaaccaagtcacatcggcctaTTGATAAAATTATGCCAAAGAAAGGGAAAAGCCGCCTGCCTAACAaatgcccagctgatttctcggtgactgggaaactatgggaaagaagcctgtggctttcccgatgggcatttgatggagcaaacaaggggaaggtgtccacacattctagcacttgcaaacactagaatagctctgcgagcatggagagaagactcaggtgatatcacaagaatttttctaaccacagcaactgatcctcttgctcgacaaggtgctaagatgagcgacataatcgccctatgcacaagaattcttctaaccgctcaagatcttcatagcaaaaagaaagaccatggagggtccggcggagtcagaagcactcgagggggcatatggaagagaaacatagttgaattgttgagttgctctcgctagggtcggatagacattttatagtcggcctagaaagatgaatccaagtgcccgtgaagcaatgatgctctcataaaagttttgaagcatgggctcatgagctaacATAGACGGCGGcaaacagtagaccctagatcaagattctctacccgtgactgtggATCTATCGGGGGtatagacgtgataattttggaataaaattacttttatcccaaaattagggggcatgtgtttacaccaaaatttgaaagaGGAAttatagggactcgaaagctcccaaagatcacatcatcaaggaatcgattacatgaaggtcggtatcagccgattcgaatgcagcactagaatcggttttcttcagatagcgtcagcatataacgacaaaagctacgaTCGACGTCGGGaaaaatcatgttggactctacaaaaagggaaagattagagtccaagttatcttaaattaggaatgttttctcttaggccaagaaattataatgagtcgtgcttaagtaggattcatgcgtgggttccgggtataaatattggaccccggctattataaagaacacacaatcaatcaaatacaagttactttttttttgctctggccaccccttaggagtaggagtagagtagatctcgatgagttcttcagcaagtatggctacatcaatctggtcgatctccactgcttgtctataagtaccgtcatggcttatacttctgtttgtacggctgcatcgatccggtcgacctccaccgtgactctggtataagttagttatcgactcttgtctagttcaagtaagactgcatcgatccggtcggcctccactgctcgaactagactaaggtcaagttatcggctctatctaagggtggcgttcctttggatagattcattaagttatgatattcgggactgtctggcaacaccggcatgttttgccttaaattactgattagctttctctccttgtcaattgcagggtcaaattgactggcatgtctcaggcGGAGGATGCAGGATTGaccacccctgcgttgaagccaggcggatctacagctctattgagtagacccttctggcttTCTCGTGTGCCCTCGACACGGGACAAAATTTCTATGTCGAcaactaacaaatgttcactttgagaaagataggatttgtagcgcttgtcaagatgaaaagcaagttggagcacctcaccTAGCAAGGAGCAACATGACCACCAAGCAatcattggagctaatacatatggatctctttggaccggtcgcctacctaagtatcgggggtaacaaatatggtcttgttattgttgatgactatttctGTTTCACTTGATTATTTTTCTTACATggcaagtgccaagttcaagagaaggtaaagatatttgttagaagagcttaaaaggagttcggtcttccgatcaagaaagtgagaagcgacaatatgatcgaattcaagaatactctagttgaggagtttcttgatgaagagggcatcaagcatgagtttttaacTTTATACACCCCTCatcaaaatggtgtagtagagaggaagaactgtacactcattaatatggcaaggacaatgctagataagTACAAGACGCtagacatcttttggtgtgacgccgtcaacacctcttgccatgccatcaaccacctctacctacacaagaagttgaagaaaacttcatatgagcttctaaccggtaacaagcctaaggtgtcttactttagagtgtttgggtgcaagtgtttcatacttaacaagaaacccaaaacctctaagtttgcacctaaagttgatgaaggttttcttattggttatggatcaaatgagcatgcctaccgtgtcttcaacaaaacctccgggaGAGTTGAGATTGTGGTAGACGCgatatttgatgaatctaatggctctcaagtagagcaagttgattcaagtgttgtaggaaaggaggatccaccatgtgaagcaatcaagcaattggtaattggtgatattagaccacaagaagatgaagccactgaagtggaggttcctcaagttgctgctgcaccaatttTCGCTGACGTACCTAATGCTACACTGCAGCAAACACCTACTGTAACTCTAGAGGGTGCCAGTGCCACACCTACATAGTCAGCAGCAGCTGATTCGACTCTAGctcatggacaaaacctacaacccatatttgagcaagatgaagatgaagatccaaaagatgaacaagaggccattgagcatccaaggctaaggcaaacaatacaacgggatcatc from Miscanthus floridulus cultivar M001 chromosome 11, ASM1932011v1, whole genome shotgun sequence includes these protein-coding regions:
- the LOC136494399 gene encoding E3 ubiquitin-protein ligase ATL4-like, translated to MSSSSSSSPSLQPPPAGAVGGTSPYSASSSFLPSFMIIAALLAFVFLAAVSIHLLLRFLSDRSSSSSSGPPLPRTHRDEAGSAGSTADASVARPAATAAAPGDAGKKAAAAGDDAKQRLIDSLPLFTVASALAALPKSSPDCAVCLSPFTPHAELRLLPACRHAFHAACVDAWLRTTPSCPLCRAAVVALPHPSLSAMLAAAAQQRPPLSPRTSRDRSGSSFLVEIGTVSSSRGSPAAAGGNGDRNRNSTRTYSLGSFDYQIDEEVEAVVSRVARITARESSAVKEEMEKPSAEEGSAPAAPPPGETVAEAAGSSRGWLRGYVDRLASSAYTFSERWSSRWSQGQGQQQRQEEPWLWDAEAADMSAPPGSDEEEETAFMVMYRWIAGV